In Sphingopyxis macrogoltabida, the sequence CCCGACGCGAGCAGGCGATAGGTCAGCACGCCGAGCACGATGTTGACCGCGACCAGCGCCAGCGCCGCGGTGAGGACCGGGTTGGCGATCGTGGAATCGACGGTGCCGATGAAGCCGTAGCGAAAACCCATGATCGCATAATAAACCGGGTTGCCGTGCGCGATCGACTGGAACCACGGCGCCAGCCGGTCGACCGAATAAAAGGTTCCGGACAGCAGCGCGAGCGGGGTGACGACAAAGTTCGTCACCGCCGCCGCATGGTCGAACTTCTCGGCCCAGACCGAGGTAATCAGACCGAGAAAGCCGAGCATTGCGGCACCCAGCACCCCGAACAGCACCACCGCCCACAAATGGTCGGGGATCACATGGACGCCGGGCCACAACAGCATCGCCAGCCACAGCGCCAGCCCGACGAGGATCGCGCGCGTGATCGCAGCGCCGATCAGCGCGATGATCAGCTCGCCGACCGCGAGCGGCGGCATCAGATAGTCGACAATCGTCCCCTGGATCTTGCCGACGAGCAGCGAGAAGCTCGAATTGGCGAAGCTGTTCTGCAGCATCGCCATCATGATCAGCCCCGGCGCGATGAAATCGGCGAAGGGCACCCCGATGACCGTGCGCCCGGCGCCGCCCAGCGCAACGGTGAAAATCACGAGGAACAAAAGGGTGGTGATCGCCGGGGCCCAGATAGTTTGTAGCTGGACCTTGAAAAACCGCCGCACCTCCTTGACATATAGGGCCTGCATGCCCGGAACGTTCAGGGTGTGGATATGCGGGACGCCCGGTTCGGCAAAAGCCGGAACTGCGGCGAAATCGCCCGAGTCGGAGTGCGAAATTTGGGGCTGGTCGTTCATGGCGTTCTCGCCTATCGCCTCCCCGATCCTACCGCAAGCTGGGCCGTGACGGAGCCGATCCCCGAACCGGATCGCCGAACGGCCCGCGGCGTGGAATGATAAGGAATTGAACATGTCATGGACCGATGAGCGCATCGAAAGCCTGCGCAGCATGTGGGAAAAGGGCCTGACGGCCAGCCAGATCGCCGACGAACTCGGCGGTGTGAGCCGCAATGCGGTGATCGGCAAGGCGCATCGCCTCGGCCTCAAATCGCGGCCCTCGCCCGTGAAGGCGACCGAGAAGGTCGCCAAGGCTCCCAAACCCGCTGCGCCCAAGCCAGCAGCGCCGCCGCCTGCCCCGCGTGCGGCAGCGCCTGTCGCGCCGCGCCCGGTGGCGCCGGCGAGGCCCGAGCCCAAGCCCGCGGTCGACGTGGCGGAAAGCCCCGCCGCCGGCGACGCGCCGCCGAAGCCCGACGCGCCGCGCATCGTCTCGATCGGCCCCGGCGGCTTCATCCGCCAGGGCCCCGGCGATCAGCAGGCGCCGATCCCGCCCGCACCGCCGCGCCGCCTCGTGCCCGCGAAGCCGAGCCCGGAGATTGCCGACAAGACGAGCCTGCTCGATCTCAACGACCGCATCTGCCGCTGGCCGATGGGGCATCCGGGCGAGCCCGATTTCCACTTCTGCGGCGAAGCGGTTAACCCCGGCTTCCCCTATTGCGTCGAGCATTGCGGCCGCGCCTATCAGGCGCAACTGCCGCGCGGCACGCGCCGCCCGCCCCCGCCGCCGCCGTTCGGCGGACCGCGCGTCCGGTGAAGCCCTTCGGGCAGGAGTTCGAATTTGCGCGTCTGCTCGGCTTCCAGCTGGTCGAGCGTGGCGACGGGCGTTGTACGATGGCGATCGATATCCAACCGGCGCGTCATTTCAGCCCGCAGGGCGCCGCGCATGGCGGCGTCGCCTATTCGCTGGCCGACACGGCGATGGGCGGTGCGCTCACCAGCATGCTCGGCGACGAGCAATGGTGCGCGACGCTCGAAATCAAGTTCAACTATCATGTCCGCGTCGGCGAAGGCCGCCTGACCTGCGAGGCCGAGGTCCTGCACTGCGGCAAGCGCATCGCCAATGTCGACGCGCGCCTTTATCAGGAAGGCCGCCTGGTCAGCAGCGCGAACGGCAATTTCGCGATCTTCGCAGCGCCCGCCGCCGCATAAGGAAAGGCGCCGGATCTTGCGATCCGACGCCTCCTTCCCGCTCCCAAGAGGTCAGAAGCGGAAGCTCACGGTTCCCCGGATGCTGTGCGTCCGGAAGTGCGGATCGCTGCGCTGGATATCGGTGCCGCCCGCTTCGATCAGGAAGGGGTTGGTCGCGGGGGCGGTGCCCGGGCCGACATTCACCGTATAATCCTTATCCTTCACGTCGGTGTAGAGATACTCGAGGCCAAGTCCGATGTTGTTGGTGACCATGATCTCCGCACCGCCGCCGGCCGAATAGCCCCAGGCGTTGGTCTTGCCATTGTCGGCAAAGCTGTTCGCGGTGTTGGTCGTCACGAACTTGTTGTCGAGCCGCGCATAGGCGCCGCCGCCGGTGACATAGAAAAGCGCGCCGCCGCCCGGCGTGTAGCCGGCGCGTAGGCGGGCACCCGCCTGATAGTCGGCCTCACGGCTCATGGTATAGGCCGCGGGGGTGGTCGAAAAACCCGATACGCTGTCGCGGGCTTCGCTGCGACCGCCTTCGAGGACCGCACCGACGACGAAATTGCCCATGCGGCGGTCATAACCGACGCGGGCGAAATATTCGGCACCGTCCTTGTCGTTGCGGCACGCCCGATTGGCGGTGCCGGTCGCTGCGCCGTTGCAGAAGCCGGGCGAGAAAGCATTCGCGCCACCCGAGGTGTTCACGGTGTCGCCATAGGTGCCGTCGAGATCATTGTCGAAGACCAGCGTTTCGCGGCGGTCGTTGCCTTGGACGGTGTAGCCGCCACCAAGGGCGATATAGGGTCCGTTGAAGTCCTGCGAGATGTCGCGGCCGCCGCCCGTTGTGTCTTGGGCCATGGCGGGAACGGCCAGCGCGCTGACCGCCGCAGCGGCGAGGAGAGAAGCGAATTTCATTGTTATTACTCCACTTTTTGATGACTTTGCAGTCGGGAGCCAAACCCTCCCCGCCAATCCAAAGTTCCCCGCGAACCCGGAAATGCGATGAACCGAGCCCGGCGCGAGATATGCCCGAGGCCTTGAAAACCGCGCTTGCCAGCGGCCTTTCCCGCCCCCTATAGCCAGCCATATGAGTCACGATTTGTTCGACAGCTCCGCCCCCGCGACCGACAGCTATAATGCCTCGCAGATCGAGGTGCTCGAAGGGCTCGAGCCCGT encodes:
- a CDS encoding ABC transporter permease gives rise to the protein MNDQPQISHSDSGDFAAVPAFAEPGVPHIHTLNVPGMQALYVKEVRRFFKVQLQTIWAPAITTLLFLVIFTVALGGAGRTVIGVPFADFIAPGLIMMAMLQNSFANSSFSLLVGKIQGTIVDYLMPPLAVGELIIALIGAAITRAILVGLALWLAMLLWPGVHVIPDHLWAVVLFGVLGAAMLGFLGLITSVWAEKFDHAAAVTNFVVTPLALLSGTFYSVDRLAPWFQSIAHGNPVYYAIMGFRYGFIGTVDSTIANPVLTAALALVAVNIVLGVLTYRLLASGWKLKA
- a CDS encoding GcrA family cell cycle regulator, which gives rise to MSWTDERIESLRSMWEKGLTASQIADELGGVSRNAVIGKAHRLGLKSRPSPVKATEKVAKAPKPAAPKPAAPPPAPRAAAPVAPRPVAPARPEPKPAVDVAESPAAGDAPPKPDAPRIVSIGPGGFIRQGPGDQQAPIPPAPPRRLVPAKPSPEIADKTSLLDLNDRICRWPMGHPGEPDFHFCGEAVNPGFPYCVEHCGRAYQAQLPRGTRRPPPPPPFGGPRVR
- a CDS encoding PaaI family thioesterase: MKPFGQEFEFARLLGFQLVERGDGRCTMAIDIQPARHFSPQGAAHGGVAYSLADTAMGGALTSMLGDEQWCATLEIKFNYHVRVGEGRLTCEAEVLHCGKRIANVDARLYQEGRLVSSANGNFAIFAAPAAA
- a CDS encoding outer membrane protein, with the protein product MKFASLLAAAAVSALAVPAMAQDTTGGGRDISQDFNGPYIALGGGYTVQGNDRRETLVFDNDLDGTYGDTVNTSGGANAFSPGFCNGAATGTANRACRNDKDGAEYFARVGYDRRMGNFVVGAVLEGGRSEARDSVSGFSTTPAAYTMSREADYQAGARLRAGYTPGGGALFYVTGGGAYARLDNKFVTTNTANSFADNGKTNAWGYSAGGGAEIMVTNNIGLGLEYLYTDVKDKDYTVNVGPGTAPATNPFLIEAGGTDIQRSDPHFRTHSIRGTVSFRF